Proteins found in one Anabas testudineus chromosome 1, fAnaTes1.2, whole genome shotgun sequence genomic segment:
- the LOC113161505 gene encoding serine/threonine-protein kinase PLK1-like has product MSEHLLKAGANMARREGDELARLPYLSLWFRTKSAIVLHLTNGTVQINFFQDHTKLILCPLMAAVTYIDEKRDFRTYKLSLLEEYGCSKELSSRIRYAKLMVEKLLDSKSSTAAH; this is encoded by the exons ATGAGTGAACACCTGTTGAAGGCCGGAGCAAACATGGCCCGACGGGAAGGAGATGAGCTGGCTCGGCTGCCATATCTCTCCCTGTGGTTCAGGACAAAAAGCGCCATCGTCCTGCACCTCACAAATGGCACCGTTCAGATTAATTTCTTCCAG GACCACACCAAGCTGATCCTGTGTCCACTGATGGCTGCAGTGACCTACATCGACGAGAAGCGAGACTTCCGTACCTACAAGCTGTCTCTGCTGGAGGAATATGGCTGCAGTAAAGAGCTGTCCAGCCGCATTCGTTATGCCAAGCTCATGGTAGAGAAGCTGCTGGACAGCAAGTCTTCCACCGCTGCACATTAG